The Rhizobium leguminosarum genome includes a window with the following:
- a CDS encoding molybdopterin-dependent oxidoreductase, whose amino-acid sequence MRQYESHLVCRRAVHALKSWITPEDDLFLVTHMGFLEIDPEHWHLDVDGLVGSPTKLHLSDLQAMPQREYMSFHECAGSPLAPTVAKRRIGNVVWKGVPLSLVLERAKISSHASYIWTAGLEWGGYADVEEAYQKDLPIGKALAEEVILALEINGRPLTPERGGPVRLVVPGWYGTNSVKWVGSITAADRRASGAYTTRFYNDPTASGMKPVWGVAPESVIVSPSPNDLLSADMPTKIWGWAWGDREISSVEVSVDGGGSWRTASVGPREGRSWQRFELPWTPTSGQNILLCRCTDEFGEGQPLTDARNGVHMVQLEVDL is encoded by the coding sequence GTGAGGCAATACGAGTCTCACCTTGTTTGTCGCCGCGCAGTTCATGCCCTTAAATCGTGGATCACCCCTGAAGATGATCTTTTTCTGGTCACGCATATGGGGTTCCTGGAGATCGACCCCGAGCATTGGCATTTGGATGTCGATGGCCTCGTGGGTAGCCCGACGAAATTGCATCTGTCTGACCTTCAAGCAATGCCACAGCGCGAGTACATGTCGTTTCACGAATGCGCTGGAAGTCCGCTTGCTCCGACAGTGGCTAAACGCAGGATCGGAAATGTAGTTTGGAAAGGTGTGCCGCTGTCGCTTGTTCTGGAACGCGCAAAGATCAGCAGCCATGCGTCCTACATCTGGACTGCCGGCCTCGAGTGGGGCGGATACGCAGATGTTGAAGAAGCCTATCAAAAAGACCTGCCGATCGGCAAAGCACTTGCAGAAGAAGTTATCCTCGCACTTGAGATCAACGGTCGGCCACTCACTCCAGAGCGCGGAGGACCGGTTCGACTGGTCGTGCCAGGTTGGTATGGCACAAACTCCGTAAAATGGGTTGGTTCGATCACGGCTGCGGATCGGCGCGCAAGCGGCGCCTATACGACGCGCTTCTACAATGACCCTACGGCGTCGGGGATGAAGCCGGTTTGGGGCGTCGCCCCGGAGTCCGTTATCGTATCGCCGTCCCCAAATGATCTGCTGTCAGCGGACATGCCAACGAAAATATGGGGCTGGGCTTGGGGAGATCGTGAGATATCAAGCGTCGAGGTCAGTGTGGACGGTGGAGGCTCATGGCGGACTGCCTCGGTAGGGCCGCGCGAGGGAAGGAGTTGGCAGCGGTTCGAGTTGCCGTGGACCCCTACATCAGGCCAGAATATCTTGCTATGTCGGTGCACGGATGAGTTTGGGGAGGGACAGCCGCTGACTGACGCGAGAAATGGGGTGCACATGGTTCAGCTTGAAGTTGATCTTTGA
- a CDS encoding ISNCY family transposase codes for MRKVSMATRAELVAAISCRYVLGGRAEKARMLDEFVALTGFHRKHAMRLLRGEREPAKGGPRPGRRVYGDDVRAALVVVWEASDRICGKRLHPLLPTLIEAMERHGHGDMNSETRRQLLTMSPATIDRVLKEIKASATGPRRRKGSTAIRRSVPVRTFSDWDDPAPGFVEADLVSHSGPYARGAFSQTLVLTDIATGWTECAPLLVREQTVLITALTELRKLLPFPLLGFDTDNDSVFMNESVHEYCLRDNIELTRCRPYRKNDQAFVEQKNGAIVRKIVGYRRFEGLRATRELAKLYSSMRLFVNFFQPSFKLKEKHRDGAKVIKRYHRPATPYQRLLDDARTPEDTCLRLKAMYLTLDPVRLLRDIRLAQERLVEIADKPDGPPATDGEALPLEDFLSGLRIAWRGGEVKPTARSKPAAKRERRRPDPLLAVTAELEDWFEAEPWRTSRELLERLQVKYPGVYPDGLIRTVQRRMKIWRSTQANALVFGPFADAARQTQNVEVVQ; via the coding sequence ATGAGGAAGGTAAGCATGGCGACACGTGCGGAATTGGTGGCAGCGATCAGTTGTCGCTATGTGTTAGGCGGGCGGGCCGAGAAGGCGAGGATGTTAGACGAGTTCGTGGCGCTCACGGGCTTTCATCGCAAGCATGCGATGCGACTGCTGCGAGGAGAACGCGAACCGGCGAAGGGTGGTCCTCGGCCAGGGCGCCGGGTTTACGGCGATGACGTGCGGGCGGCGCTCGTCGTTGTTTGGGAGGCGTCGGATCGAATTTGCGGCAAGCGACTACACCCCCTGTTGCCAACACTGATCGAAGCGATGGAACGTCATGGACATGGCGATATGAATAGCGAGACGCGCCGGCAACTCTTGACGATGAGCCCAGCGACGATTGATCGAGTCCTCAAGGAGATTAAAGCGAGCGCCACGGGTCCGCGGCGCCGGAAAGGATCAACGGCGATTCGGCGTAGTGTTCCCGTTCGAACGTTCTCGGATTGGGATGACCCCGCACCCGGCTTTGTCGAGGCTGATCTCGTTTCTCATTCCGGCCCGTACGCGAGAGGTGCCTTCTCGCAAACGCTGGTGTTGACCGATATAGCCACGGGCTGGACGGAATGCGCGCCGCTGCTGGTTCGCGAGCAAACGGTACTGATCACTGCGTTGACCGAACTGCGCAAGTTGCTGCCGTTCCCGCTGCTGGGCTTCGACACCGACAACGACAGTGTGTTCATGAACGAGAGCGTTCATGAGTATTGCTTGCGAGATAATATCGAACTCACCCGTTGCCGCCCCTACCGAAAGAACGACCAGGCATTTGTCGAGCAGAAGAATGGCGCGATCGTGCGCAAGATCGTTGGATACCGACGCTTCGAGGGGCTGCGAGCCACCCGGGAGCTGGCCAAGCTTTATTCCTCAATGCGGTTGTTCGTGAATTTCTTTCAGCCATCATTCAAGCTGAAAGAAAAGCACCGTGACGGAGCCAAGGTGATCAAGCGCTATCATCGTCCCGCCACGCCTTATCAGCGGCTGCTTGACGACGCACGCACGCCGGAGGATACATGCCTTCGGCTCAAGGCGATGTACCTGACGCTCGATCCGGTTCGGCTGCTCCGCGACATACGGCTGGCACAAGAGAGATTGGTCGAAATTGCTGACAAGCCTGATGGTCCGCCTGCCACCGACGGCGAGGCATTACCGCTCGAAGACTTTCTGTCTGGCTTACGGATTGCTTGGCGTGGTGGTGAAGTGAAACCGACTGCCCGCTCCAAGCCAGCGGCCAAGCGAGAGCGGCGGAGGCCCGATCCTCTACTCGCCGTCACTGCCGAACTCGAGGATTGGTTCGAGGCGGAGCCTTGGCGAACTTCGCGAGAGTTGCTTGAACGCTTGCAGGTCAAATACCCCGGCGTGTATCCCGACGGCCTCATTCGGACCGTGCAGCGTCGAATGAAGATCTGGCGCAGTACACAGGCCAATGCGCTGGTGTTCGGGCCATTCGCCGATGCCGCGCGGCAGACGCAAAACGTAGAGGTCGTGCAGTGA
- a CDS encoding carbon-nitrogen hydrolase family protein yields the protein MGNMKFWAAAAHIAPVYLDPGASAEKACSVIAEAARNGASLVAFSESFLPGFPVWAALYPPIQSHEHFKRFLKASVYIDGPEIERVRKAASDNGVFVSIGFSERNPASVGGLWNSNVLISDTGQILIHHRKLVATFFEKLVWDPGDGAGLVVANTRIGRIGGLICGENTNPLARYSLMTQGEQVHISSYPPIWPTRVPTESDNYDNRAANRIRASAHCFEAKCFGIIVAGHLDEVARKSIALDDPAIEAIIDASPRATSFFLGPTGAATGDEMTDEGIGYAQIDLDDCVEPKRFHDVVAGYNRFDIFDVTVNRMRRNPIRFLEGRAEDALTSPEAVAMPE from the coding sequence ATGGGAAACATGAAATTCTGGGCCGCGGCTGCTCATATTGCCCCCGTCTATCTCGATCCTGGGGCGAGCGCTGAAAAAGCTTGCTCGGTGATAGCAGAGGCTGCCCGAAACGGCGCATCGCTCGTGGCATTTTCGGAGAGCTTTCTTCCCGGTTTCCCTGTCTGGGCAGCACTTTACCCGCCCATTCAATCGCACGAACATTTTAAACGCTTCTTGAAAGCTTCGGTGTACATTGACGGCCCGGAAATTGAGCGTGTGCGAAAGGCCGCCTCCGATAACGGTGTTTTCGTTTCAATCGGTTTTTCCGAGCGCAACCCGGCAAGTGTCGGAGGTTTGTGGAATAGTAATGTTCTGATTTCCGATACCGGCCAAATCCTGATCCACCATCGAAAGCTGGTCGCAACCTTCTTCGAAAAACTAGTTTGGGATCCGGGCGATGGCGCTGGATTGGTCGTCGCAAACACGAGAATCGGTCGCATTGGCGGGCTAATTTGCGGGGAAAATACAAATCCGCTCGCGCGCTACAGTCTGATGACGCAGGGCGAGCAAGTTCATATAAGTAGCTACCCGCCGATCTGGCCCACTCGCGTTCCCACAGAAAGCGACAACTACGACAACCGAGCAGCCAACCGCATCCGTGCCTCAGCACACTGCTTCGAGGCTAAGTGCTTCGGGATCATCGTGGCGGGGCACTTGGACGAAGTCGCACGCAAATCCATTGCCTTGGATGATCCTGCGATCGAAGCGATCATAGATGCCAGTCCGCGGGCCACTAGCTTTTTCCTAGGGCCGACAGGAGCGGCAACTGGTGACGAAATGACCGACGAAGGTATCGGCTATGCCCAAATCGATCTCGACGACTGTGTTGAGCCGAAACGATTTCACGACGTCGTTGCTGGTTACAACCGATTCGATATTTTCGACGTCACCGTGAACCGGATGCGTCGAAACCCAATCAGATTTTTGGAAGGCCGCGCTGAGGACGCTCTAACGAGCCCTGAAGCCGTGGCCATGCCGGAGTAA
- a CDS encoding RidA family protein, giving the protein MSRRTVSASNAAAVGPYSHATWAGDLLFCSGQTPLDPGTGKLVDGNVADQTRQCFDNLFQVLEAAGLGSDDVVSVNVYLTDMGDFDQMNEIYATRFSSPYPARTTIGCASLPLGARIEIGLTAKRQS; this is encoded by the coding sequence ATGTCCAGACGAACTGTGAGTGCCTCGAACGCTGCGGCAGTGGGACCGTATTCGCACGCGACATGGGCCGGCGATCTTCTGTTCTGCTCCGGCCAGACACCGCTAGACCCCGGCACCGGCAAACTTGTCGACGGAAATGTAGCCGACCAGACACGCCAGTGTTTCGATAATCTGTTTCAAGTCCTTGAGGCAGCGGGCCTGGGGTCGGATGATGTCGTATCCGTCAATGTCTATCTCACCGACATGGGTGACTTTGACCAGATGAATGAGATTTACGCGACGCGTTTTTCATCGCCCTACCCGGCCCGCACCACAATCGGCTGCGCCAGCCTGCCGCTTGGAGCACGCATTGAAATCGGTCTAACAGCAAAGCGGCAATCTTGA
- a CDS encoding asparagine synthase-related protein, protein MFKGTIDRGHLECVAEPPMYPPPYPNISIKILDHPLLESFRWDTTDQIILICRERSAEASGQVVALRDWPIERAHDFCAFGQWPLDYQTISINRHSGTVTFSAGHGGVAPLYLKVSGERIDLSWSIADFYSGMTLADVDTDRTGLRLVGTLPYATTTMFRCVFMLTERGSLCISRTGAVETKYPPPAPYFIPTPLVDGADVAAAACRLIDTLLRRWPLTPALTASEFSGGLDSAVVAAILAGQHPDALQTYALEVGGPARSQQISRREIAIEHFGFRDQTLRVDTIPMVPCGFEVSSDYVPAPYNADLQQPLRQLLKSLTTASAPRAVATGTGGDELLMAHAFEQNHEQFARNISDAFLPAILPSAMTLVLKNRLSDYAASCDRAPFPILPISVLEAHAARAPLFASHGIWPISPFAQPEAVRFYRSLPLAWRHEKALHRRMLEWLGYPKRFLAVSIRENFEHYLSGSLIMGASEITSQLSRRCLLHELGLIDADHLIATIDDIRYDSPLSELGFIFHAINVELANGLLSSTRRSER, encoded by the coding sequence ATGTTCAAGGGAACGATTGACCGAGGTCATCTCGAGTGCGTGGCTGAGCCCCCGATGTACCCGCCGCCCTACCCCAACATCTCCATCAAGATCCTAGACCATCCTTTACTCGAAAGCTTCCGTTGGGACACCACCGATCAAATCATCCTGATCTGCCGCGAGCGTTCCGCCGAAGCGAGTGGGCAGGTTGTGGCACTCAGGGATTGGCCGATAGAACGAGCGCATGATTTCTGTGCTTTTGGGCAATGGCCATTGGACTATCAGACAATTTCGATCAATCGCCATTCCGGCACGGTGACCTTCAGCGCCGGACATGGAGGTGTTGCGCCACTTTATCTGAAGGTCAGCGGTGAGCGCATCGATCTCTCCTGGTCGATAGCGGACTTTTATTCGGGCATGACTCTCGCTGACGTCGACACGGACCGAACTGGCCTGCGTCTTGTCGGGACGCTCCCCTATGCAACAACCACGATGTTTCGCTGTGTTTTCATGCTGACGGAGCGCGGGTCACTTTGCATCAGTAGGACGGGAGCCGTCGAGACGAAATATCCCCCTCCGGCACCGTATTTCATTCCGACCCCGCTTGTGGATGGGGCCGATGTTGCCGCCGCAGCATGCCGTTTGATCGACACCCTGCTGCGTCGCTGGCCGCTCACGCCCGCCCTCACGGCTAGCGAATTCAGCGGAGGATTGGATTCGGCAGTCGTTGCCGCCATTTTGGCGGGGCAGCATCCTGACGCCCTGCAAACCTATGCCTTGGAGGTCGGGGGGCCAGCTCGTAGTCAACAGATTTCGCGGCGCGAAATAGCAATCGAGCACTTTGGCTTTCGCGACCAAACGCTGCGCGTTGACACGATACCAATGGTTCCGTGTGGGTTCGAAGTGAGTAGCGACTACGTCCCCGCTCCCTACAACGCCGATCTTCAGCAGCCTCTCCGTCAACTATTGAAGTCGCTCACAACTGCCTCAGCCCCACGGGCGGTCGCAACTGGTACAGGCGGTGATGAGTTGCTAATGGCCCATGCTTTCGAGCAAAATCATGAGCAATTCGCTCGTAATATTAGCGATGCATTCCTTCCTGCGATCCTTCCCTCTGCCATGACACTGGTGCTCAAAAACCGATTGTCCGACTATGCAGCAAGCTGCGATCGGGCACCCTTTCCTATTCTGCCGATCTCGGTACTGGAGGCACACGCCGCGCGGGCTCCTTTGTTTGCGAGCCATGGCATATGGCCAATTAGCCCATTCGCCCAGCCAGAAGCCGTACGATTTTATCGGAGTTTGCCTTTAGCCTGGAGGCACGAAAAGGCGCTGCACCGCCGGATGTTGGAATGGCTTGGATATCCCAAACGATTCTTAGCCGTTTCTATAAGAGAAAATTTCGAACACTATCTGTCCGGCTCGCTGATTATGGGTGCTAGCGAGATCACTAGTCAATTATCCCGTCGTTGCCTGCTGCATGAACTGGGACTGATCGATGCTGACCACCTGATCGCCACAATAGACGACATCCGATACGATTCTCCGCTTAGCGAGCTCGGCTTTATCTTCCACGCGATTAACGTTGAACTGGCCAACGGGCTACTGAGTTCAACGAGGCGCTCGGAGAGATAA
- a CDS encoding acyl-homoserine-lactone synthase, with the protein MMKICIGDSRANAVIMEKIWRFRHQQFVERRGWQALRKSDRREIDQFDHDCAIHLSVIKNDTVIGYSRLLPTVQPHLLSTVYPQIMRGQKWPRSHDVFEWTRWAVASGDERIDGVPVSRVLMIGLMEFCRVAGITSLIGETHPKLINSLRANGWQTHILSEPSIFDNELVVPLEVIPSSAPQTF; encoded by the coding sequence ATGATGAAGATTTGCATTGGGGACTCTCGGGCTAACGCCGTAATCATGGAGAAAATCTGGCGATTTCGACACCAGCAATTTGTGGAACGACGTGGGTGGCAGGCATTACGCAAGAGTGACAGACGGGAAATAGATCAGTTTGATCACGATTGCGCTATTCATCTTAGCGTTATCAAGAACGATACGGTGATCGGGTATTCTCGGCTCCTTCCTACGGTGCAGCCACATCTTCTTTCAACCGTCTACCCGCAAATCATGCGAGGTCAAAAGTGGCCAAGGTCGCACGACGTTTTCGAATGGACGCGGTGGGCGGTTGCAAGCGGTGACGAAAGGATTGACGGGGTTCCAGTATCGCGTGTTTTGATGATCGGGTTGATGGAGTTTTGCCGCGTTGCTGGCATCACCTCGCTCATCGGCGAGACGCACCCAAAGCTGATAAACTCCTTGCGCGCCAACGGGTGGCAAACACACATCCTCTCAGAGCCCAGCATTTTCGACAACGAATTAGTCGTGCCGCTCGAAGTCATCCCATCGTCCGCCCCGCAGACGTTTTAG